Proteins encoded by one window of Bacteroidota bacterium:
- a CDS encoding IS1595 family transposase: MKTFKSILQFQKHFDTDEKCREFLEQQRWGNTPACPHCGSLNVHRFATDKRIFKCREKECRKKFSATVGTIYENTKIPLTKWFLATYILSVHSKGISSLQLATWLDVTQKTAWHLNHRICAILTEKAPKVLKGLVEVDETYVGGKISNKHVSKRKELSKNDNKTMVFGAVEREGIVVTKIVPDTTKESLINAVNENIEKGSVMVSDENPSYKGLSKDYSHAKVNHSSGQYVIGAAHTNTIEGFWSLLKRQINGIHHYVSPKHLQRYCNEAAFRYNAKEITQDERFANAVSNCEGKLTYETLTKPI; encoded by the coding sequence ATGAAAACATTCAAATCAATCTTACAGTTTCAAAAGCATTTTGACACAGACGAAAAATGCAGAGAGTTTTTGGAACAGCAACGATGGGGCAACACTCCCGCTTGTCCTCATTGCGGTTCTCTGAATGTTCACCGCTTTGCAACTGATAAAAGAATTTTCAAATGCAGAGAGAAAGAATGCAGAAAAAAATTTTCTGCTACTGTCGGAACTATCTATGAGAACACTAAAATACCTCTCACAAAATGGTTTTTGGCAACGTATATTTTATCTGTTCACTCTAAAGGAATTTCTTCTTTGCAACTGGCAACTTGGTTAGATGTAACGCAAAAAACGGCTTGGCATCTGAATCACAGAATCTGTGCTATTCTGACAGAGAAAGCCCCGAAAGTTTTAAAAGGACTTGTTGAGGTTGACGAAACGTATGTAGGTGGTAAGATTTCCAATAAGCACGTCAGCAAAAGAAAAGAGTTAAGCAAAAATGATAATAAAACTATGGTATTTGGCGCGGTGGAGCGCGAAGGAATAGTTGTTACAAAAATAGTTCCCGACACAACAAAGGAAAGTTTAATCAATGCCGTGAATGAAAATATAGAAAAGGGTTCTGTTATGGTATCGGACGAAAATCCTTCTTACAAAGGACTGAGCAAAGATTACAGCCATGCAAAAGTAAATCACAGTTCAGGGCAATATGTAATCGGTGCGGCTCATACCAACACCATTGAAGGGTTTTGGAGTTTACTAAAAAGACAGATTAACGGAATCCATCATTACGTTTCACCAAAGCACTTACAACGATATTGCAATGAAGCGGCATTTAGATATAATGCAAAAGAAATTACTCAGGATGAAAGGTTCGCTAATGCTGTATCTAATTGCGAAGGGAAATTGACTTATGAAACATTAACCAAACCAATATAA